The following proteins are encoded in a genomic region of Stegostoma tigrinum isolate sSteTig4 chromosome 10, sSteTig4.hap1, whole genome shotgun sequence:
- the zbtb42 gene encoding zinc finger and BTB domain-containing protein 18.2 isoform X1, which translates to MKGTTRWLRRHWPHETSSRSRQLHRSLCPAGYEGRMEFPDHSRQLLQCLSQQRHQGFLCDCTVLVGDVQFRAHRAVLASCSMYFHLFYRDQLDKRDIVHLNSDIVTAPAFGLLLEFMYEGKLQFNSLPVEDVLAAASYLHMYNIVKVCKGRLKDKEQCADDRMNGNALGSVKEESSSENDEPIAHCDTQIKKSCTVADNKPTSSEKVNGHCGGFSDLVGINPVSAEPELHNAAAGKTKSSVSSSTEPMSQTAIDHIKAPADVDCALDLSFKPVSARDLFYSSYVSGQLASNSQQQGTVPLVGDQQDLLSDQEDSEEMDPASQSGNSASSMLTGFGPVFSGNGVTHTAGGEHERDGSEDDVPSSDISSKTMVMSTGHIFICPLCSKGFPSPHVLQLHLSTHFKEKDGPRAKMPPDGSMPTCSQCGKTFSCMYTLKRHERTHSGEKPYTCGQCGKSFQYSHNLSRHTVVHTREKPHACKWCERRFTQSGDLYRHIRKFHCGLVKNIAVR; encoded by the coding sequence CAGGTTATGAAGGAAGAATGGAGTTTCCAGACCATAGCCGGCAGTtgctgcagtgcctgagtcaGCAGCGTCACCAGGGCTTTCTCTGTGATTGTACTGTTCTAGTTGGAGACGTTCAGTTTAGAGCCCATCGCGCAGTGCTTGCTTCATGCAGCATGTACTTCCATCTATTCTACAGGGACCAGCTGGACAAAAGAGACATTGTGCATTTGAACAGTGACATTGTCACAGCTCCTGCCTTTGGCCTGCTTCTTGAATTCATGTATGAGGGAAAACTTCAGTTTAATAGTCTACCAGTGGAAGATGTGTTAGCTGCAGCCAGCTACCTTCACATGTACAATATTGTGAAAGTTTGTAAAGGAAGATTGAAAGATAAAGAACAATGCGCAGATGATAGAATGAATGGTAATGCACTTGGATCTGTGAAAGAAGAGAGCTCTTCAGAAAACGATGAGCCAATAGCACATTGTGACACACAAATCAAGAAAAGTTGTACTGTTGCAGATAATAAACCCACAAGCAGTGAAAAGGTTAATGGACATTGTGGAGGCTTTTCTGACCTTGTAGGTATCAATCCTGTATCTGCAGAACCAGAATTACACAATGCAGCAGCTGGAAAAACAAAGTCCAGCGTCAGTAGTTCCACAGAACCTATGTCTCAGACAGCTATTGACCATATCAAGGCCCCAGCTGATGTGGACTGTGCTCTAGATCTGTCTTTCAAGCCTGTGTCTGCAAGAGATTTATTTTATTCCTCCTATGTTTCTGGACAGCTGGCCTCCAACAGCCAGCAGCAGGGCACCGTGCCACTTGTTGGAGATCAACAAGATTTGCTGTCAGACCAagaggacagtgaagaaatggatCCAGCAAGTCAGAGTGGGAATTCTGCCAGTAGTATGCTGACAGGATTTGGCCCTGTATTTTCAGGGAATGGTGTGACGCATACTGCAGGAGGAGAGCATGAAAGGGATGGGAGTGAGGATGATGTGCCGTCATCTGATATTTCAAGCAAAACGATGGTAATGTCAACAGGACACATTTTTATCTGTCCTCTCTGCAGCAAAGGCTTCCCAAGCCCACATGTTCTTCAGCTCCACCTGAGCACTCACTTCAAGGAAAAAGATGGCCCTCGAGCCAAAATGCCTCCTGATGGCTCCATGCCCACATGCTCACAGTGTGGGAAAACCTTTTCCTGCATGTACACACTAAAACGTCATGAACGAACTCACTCGGGTGAAAAGCCCTACACCTGCGGTCAATGTGGAAAGAGCTTTCAGTACTCTCATAATCTCAGCCGTCACACAGTTGTGCACACCAGGGAGAAACCACATGCCTGCAAATGGTGTGAAAGACGATTTACTCAGTCGGGTGACCTGTACAGGCACATACGCAAATTCCACTGTGGTCTTGTAAAGAATATTGCTGTTAGATAA
- the zbtb42 gene encoding zinc finger and BTB domain-containing protein 18.2 isoform X2 — protein sequence MKGTTRWLRRHWPHETSSRSRQLHRSLCPGYEGRMEFPDHSRQLLQCLSQQRHQGFLCDCTVLVGDVQFRAHRAVLASCSMYFHLFYRDQLDKRDIVHLNSDIVTAPAFGLLLEFMYEGKLQFNSLPVEDVLAAASYLHMYNIVKVCKGRLKDKEQCADDRMNGNALGSVKEESSSENDEPIAHCDTQIKKSCTVADNKPTSSEKVNGHCGGFSDLVGINPVSAEPELHNAAAGKTKSSVSSSTEPMSQTAIDHIKAPADVDCALDLSFKPVSARDLFYSSYVSGQLASNSQQQGTVPLVGDQQDLLSDQEDSEEMDPASQSGNSASSMLTGFGPVFSGNGVTHTAGGEHERDGSEDDVPSSDISSKTMVMSTGHIFICPLCSKGFPSPHVLQLHLSTHFKEKDGPRAKMPPDGSMPTCSQCGKTFSCMYTLKRHERTHSGEKPYTCGQCGKSFQYSHNLSRHTVVHTREKPHACKWCERRFTQSGDLYRHIRKFHCGLVKNIAVR from the coding sequence GTTATGAAGGAAGAATGGAGTTTCCAGACCATAGCCGGCAGTtgctgcagtgcctgagtcaGCAGCGTCACCAGGGCTTTCTCTGTGATTGTACTGTTCTAGTTGGAGACGTTCAGTTTAGAGCCCATCGCGCAGTGCTTGCTTCATGCAGCATGTACTTCCATCTATTCTACAGGGACCAGCTGGACAAAAGAGACATTGTGCATTTGAACAGTGACATTGTCACAGCTCCTGCCTTTGGCCTGCTTCTTGAATTCATGTATGAGGGAAAACTTCAGTTTAATAGTCTACCAGTGGAAGATGTGTTAGCTGCAGCCAGCTACCTTCACATGTACAATATTGTGAAAGTTTGTAAAGGAAGATTGAAAGATAAAGAACAATGCGCAGATGATAGAATGAATGGTAATGCACTTGGATCTGTGAAAGAAGAGAGCTCTTCAGAAAACGATGAGCCAATAGCACATTGTGACACACAAATCAAGAAAAGTTGTACTGTTGCAGATAATAAACCCACAAGCAGTGAAAAGGTTAATGGACATTGTGGAGGCTTTTCTGACCTTGTAGGTATCAATCCTGTATCTGCAGAACCAGAATTACACAATGCAGCAGCTGGAAAAACAAAGTCCAGCGTCAGTAGTTCCACAGAACCTATGTCTCAGACAGCTATTGACCATATCAAGGCCCCAGCTGATGTGGACTGTGCTCTAGATCTGTCTTTCAAGCCTGTGTCTGCAAGAGATTTATTTTATTCCTCCTATGTTTCTGGACAGCTGGCCTCCAACAGCCAGCAGCAGGGCACCGTGCCACTTGTTGGAGATCAACAAGATTTGCTGTCAGACCAagaggacagtgaagaaatggatCCAGCAAGTCAGAGTGGGAATTCTGCCAGTAGTATGCTGACAGGATTTGGCCCTGTATTTTCAGGGAATGGTGTGACGCATACTGCAGGAGGAGAGCATGAAAGGGATGGGAGTGAGGATGATGTGCCGTCATCTGATATTTCAAGCAAAACGATGGTAATGTCAACAGGACACATTTTTATCTGTCCTCTCTGCAGCAAAGGCTTCCCAAGCCCACATGTTCTTCAGCTCCACCTGAGCACTCACTTCAAGGAAAAAGATGGCCCTCGAGCCAAAATGCCTCCTGATGGCTCCATGCCCACATGCTCACAGTGTGGGAAAACCTTTTCCTGCATGTACACACTAAAACGTCATGAACGAACTCACTCGGGTGAAAAGCCCTACACCTGCGGTCAATGTGGAAAGAGCTTTCAGTACTCTCATAATCTCAGCCGTCACACAGTTGTGCACACCAGGGAGAAACCACATGCCTGCAAATGGTGTGAAAGACGATTTACTCAGTCGGGTGACCTGTACAGGCACATACGCAAATTCCACTGTGGTCTTGTAAAGAATATTGCTGTTAGATAA
- the zbtb42 gene encoding zinc finger and BTB domain-containing protein 18.2 isoform X3, with protein sequence MEFPDHSRQLLQCLSQQRHQGFLCDCTVLVGDVQFRAHRAVLASCSMYFHLFYRDQLDKRDIVHLNSDIVTAPAFGLLLEFMYEGKLQFNSLPVEDVLAAASYLHMYNIVKVCKGRLKDKEQCADDRMNGNALGSVKEESSSENDEPIAHCDTQIKKSCTVADNKPTSSEKVNGHCGGFSDLVGINPVSAEPELHNAAAGKTKSSVSSSTEPMSQTAIDHIKAPADVDCALDLSFKPVSARDLFYSSYVSGQLASNSQQQGTVPLVGDQQDLLSDQEDSEEMDPASQSGNSASSMLTGFGPVFSGNGVTHTAGGEHERDGSEDDVPSSDISSKTMVMSTGHIFICPLCSKGFPSPHVLQLHLSTHFKEKDGPRAKMPPDGSMPTCSQCGKTFSCMYTLKRHERTHSGEKPYTCGQCGKSFQYSHNLSRHTVVHTREKPHACKWCERRFTQSGDLYRHIRKFHCGLVKNIAVR encoded by the coding sequence ATGGAGTTTCCAGACCATAGCCGGCAGTtgctgcagtgcctgagtcaGCAGCGTCACCAGGGCTTTCTCTGTGATTGTACTGTTCTAGTTGGAGACGTTCAGTTTAGAGCCCATCGCGCAGTGCTTGCTTCATGCAGCATGTACTTCCATCTATTCTACAGGGACCAGCTGGACAAAAGAGACATTGTGCATTTGAACAGTGACATTGTCACAGCTCCTGCCTTTGGCCTGCTTCTTGAATTCATGTATGAGGGAAAACTTCAGTTTAATAGTCTACCAGTGGAAGATGTGTTAGCTGCAGCCAGCTACCTTCACATGTACAATATTGTGAAAGTTTGTAAAGGAAGATTGAAAGATAAAGAACAATGCGCAGATGATAGAATGAATGGTAATGCACTTGGATCTGTGAAAGAAGAGAGCTCTTCAGAAAACGATGAGCCAATAGCACATTGTGACACACAAATCAAGAAAAGTTGTACTGTTGCAGATAATAAACCCACAAGCAGTGAAAAGGTTAATGGACATTGTGGAGGCTTTTCTGACCTTGTAGGTATCAATCCTGTATCTGCAGAACCAGAATTACACAATGCAGCAGCTGGAAAAACAAAGTCCAGCGTCAGTAGTTCCACAGAACCTATGTCTCAGACAGCTATTGACCATATCAAGGCCCCAGCTGATGTGGACTGTGCTCTAGATCTGTCTTTCAAGCCTGTGTCTGCAAGAGATTTATTTTATTCCTCCTATGTTTCTGGACAGCTGGCCTCCAACAGCCAGCAGCAGGGCACCGTGCCACTTGTTGGAGATCAACAAGATTTGCTGTCAGACCAagaggacagtgaagaaatggatCCAGCAAGTCAGAGTGGGAATTCTGCCAGTAGTATGCTGACAGGATTTGGCCCTGTATTTTCAGGGAATGGTGTGACGCATACTGCAGGAGGAGAGCATGAAAGGGATGGGAGTGAGGATGATGTGCCGTCATCTGATATTTCAAGCAAAACGATGGTAATGTCAACAGGACACATTTTTATCTGTCCTCTCTGCAGCAAAGGCTTCCCAAGCCCACATGTTCTTCAGCTCCACCTGAGCACTCACTTCAAGGAAAAAGATGGCCCTCGAGCCAAAATGCCTCCTGATGGCTCCATGCCCACATGCTCACAGTGTGGGAAAACCTTTTCCTGCATGTACACACTAAAACGTCATGAACGAACTCACTCGGGTGAAAAGCCCTACACCTGCGGTCAATGTGGAAAGAGCTTTCAGTACTCTCATAATCTCAGCCGTCACACAGTTGTGCACACCAGGGAGAAACCACATGCCTGCAAATGGTGTGAAAGACGATTTACTCAGTCGGGTGACCTGTACAGGCACATACGCAAATTCCACTGTGGTCTTGTAAAGAATATTGCTGTTAGATAA